The Candidatus Neomarinimicrobiota bacterium genome contains the following window.
CTTTACCCCAAGTACTCATACCATGTACATCTTTGGTACCTGTGCTGATTGTCGTCAGGATGGATCAAGTTGAATATCACACCAATTAAATCATTGAGCACTAAATAGAAGATACTGAACCACTATGTTTAATGCAAAAAAACCACGTCATCAACTTTCCAGGGAAAACCAGGATAGTCTACGATTGAGTGATCTGAAGCCTGGTGAAACAGGTCGGATCCAGGAGATCGGTGGTAGCGAACAATTTCGACTGCGACTGATTGAGATGGGACTTACCAAAGATGCTGAGATCTGTGTGGATAAATATGCCCCGCTCCGTGATCCCATGGAACTGATCATCAGAGGTTACCACCTGTCAATTCGGGGACAGGATGCCCAGAAGATCGCCGTCGTACGTGTCAGCTAAAATGAATTTCAGTATTGCGATAGCCGGGAACCCCAATTGTGGAAAAACAACCGTCTTCAATGCCCTGACCGGTGCCCGCCAACATGTGGGAAACTGGCCAGGTGTCACGGTTGAACGGAAATCTGGCAAATATTCCTATGCTGAACAGAAATTCGATGTCATTGATCTGCCTGGAACCTATTCGCTGGCTGCTTTTTCTGCTGAAGAGACTATAGCCAGACAATTTCTCATTGACGATAAACCCGATGTAGTTGTCAACATCGTTGATGCTTCAAACCTGGAGCGCAATTTTTTTCTCACCACCCAGCTCATCGAATTGGGACGTCCAATGGTTGTCGTTCTCAATATGATGGACATGGCTGAGGAGAAGGGGCTGGAGATCGATATAGATACTCTAGCGACACTTTTGGGAGCACCTGTAGTTCCAGTTATTGGGCGTAATGGAGCAGGAATAAAGCTGCTTAAGGAAAAGATATTACGCGTCGCTCAAGAACGGTCGCAGAAGTCGCGCTCCATTAATATCACCTACCCCAGAGATATTGAAGCTGAGCTGGAAAAAGTAAGCTCGCTCATCGCCCAAAGCAGTTCTGGAGAACACCTGGTACGCTGGACTGCTGTAAAACTATTGGAATCTGATAAGCAAACAAGGGATGAGGTTAGGCAGTTTCAGAATGGTCAAGCTATCCTCGAGCAGACCAGGCATTCCGTTGATCATATCGAGCGATTATTTAAGGACATTGGACGGGCTGTGATCTCTCAAGCTCGTTATGGTTTCATACAGGGTGCCATTCGGGAGTGTGTGACTGAAAAATTACACGATTCTGTTGATTATAGTCGACGGATCGACCGGGTACTGACCAATCGCTGGCTGGGTTTGCCGATCTTTGGCTTATTCATGTGGTTGA
Protein-coding sequences here:
- a CDS encoding FeoA family protein, whose protein sequence is MFNAKKPRHQLSRENQDSLRLSDLKPGETGRIQEIGGSEQFRLRLIEMGLTKDAEICVDKYAPLRDPMELIIRGYHLSIRGQDAQKIAVVRVS